A region from the Anoplolepis gracilipes chromosome 2, ASM4749672v1, whole genome shotgun sequence genome encodes:
- the LOC140676597 gene encoding uncharacterized protein — protein MAKNDFEKNLYKLMNNAVFGKTMENVRNRVNVKLITKWDDRYGAEAMIAKPNFHSRSVFSENLIAVELRRLEVKFYKPIYVGMCILDVSKMCLYEFHHDYMIPMYKEKCKVMYTDTDSLIYHIECEDVYENMKRDIGKFDTSDYAIDNAYGIPLVNKKVPGLMKDENNGMIMTEFVGLRAKMYALKIDGKKDTKKIKGVKNSVVAKTITFDDYMQCLNEGIEMTRQQSSIRSKMHKVYTMRQKKIALSPHNKRYIIPKSIDTLPWGHYRIPL, from the coding sequence atggcgaaaaatgattttgaaaagaatttatacaaattaatgaataatgcagtttttggcaaaacgatggaaaatgtacGCAATCGCGTAAATGTAaaacttataacaaaatgggacgataggtacggcgcagaggcaatgatcgcgaaaccaaattttcatagcaggagcgttttttcggaaaatttaatcgctgtggaattgcgtagactcgaggtgaagttttacaaaccaatctatgtaggtatgtgtatacttgatgtatccaagatgtgtttgtacgaatttcatcacgattacatgattccaatgtataaagaaaaatgtaaagtcatgtacaccgacacggatagtctcatatatcacattgagtgcgaagacgtgtacgagaatatgaagcgCGACATCGGCAAGTTCgacacgagcgactatgcgatagacaatgcgtacggtataccgctcgtgaataaaaaggtaccgggtctgatgaaggatgaaaacaacggtatgataatgacagaatttgtcgggcttagagcaaaaatgtatgcgctaAAAATAGATGGTAaaaaggatacgaaaaagataaaaggtGTCAAGAATAGCGTCGTCGCGAAAACGATAACATTTGACGATTACATgcagtgtttgaacgaaggaaTTGAAATGACGCGACAGCAATCgagtataagatcaaaaatgcataaagtatataccatgcggcagaaaaaaattgctctaagtccacATAATAAACGGTATATAATACCTAAAAGTATCGATACGCTACCATGGGGGCATTACAGAATAccgttgtaa